Within the Mucilaginibacter sp. CSA2-8R genome, the region ATACTAACATCACATCAATCTATGCTTGATATTGCCCGCCGGGTTTTTAATGATGAAATTGCATCGCTGCAAGAAGCTGCCGCTTTAATAGACGACCAGTTCACCCAGGCCGTCAATGCCATTTTACAAAGCAAGGGTAAGCTTATTATTACCGGTGCAGGTAAATCTGGCTTAATCGGCAAAAAAATAGCGGCTACGCTGGCCAGTACCGGTACGTCAAGCTTTTTCATGCACCCGGCCGAAGCCTTTCATGGCGATTTAGGCATGGTAGGCACCGACGATATGGTGTTGCTCATCTCCTACTCGGGCGAAACCGATGAGCTCATTAAAATAATTCCGTATTTAAAATGGAATAAAAATCCAACTATCAGTATTACGGGTAACCCCAATTCTACCATCGCTAAAAACAGCAGTTGGCACCTTAACGTGCATATTACGCATGAGGCTTGTCCGCTCAAACTGGCGCCTACCTCATCAACCACGGCTACGCTGGTAATGGGCGATGCTATTGCGGTGGCGCTGATGGAAGCCCGGCAGTTTCAGCCGGAGGATTTTGCCCGCTTTCATCCGGGCGGCAGCCTGGGCCGTAAACTGCTGGTGCGGGTTAAAGATGTAATGCGAACGGATAGTTTGCCTTTTGTGGCCGATGACATCAGTTTTACCGATTTGCTGTTGCGCATGTCTGAAGGCCGCTTAGGGATGGTGATTGTAGGCCATCCCGAAAATATACAGGGTGTGGTAACCGATGGCGACTTACGGCGAGCTTTAATGCGCAACCCGGATACCACGGCACAGTCCGTAAAAACCATGATGAGCCCGACCCCCATCACCGTGAGCGAAGACGCGCTTATACATCAGGCCGAGGAGTTAATGTTGAGCCGACGAATTACCACTATTTTAGTTACCTCGGCAGATAGCGGCGCGCTCAAAGGCATTTACCAGATATACAACCGGTAAGAATACTTTTTTGTCAACAAGTGCTAAGGGATGATGTTATTTGATAAAACAATAACATTAGGCCATGAGCAATCCTATAGACGACAAAGACAAAAAAGAGATCTACGACGAATTTAAATCGCTGGTAAATATGCCGGCTTCGGCACTCGAGAAATGGTTAAAAACAGATGAATCGAAAAAGGTAGGCTTTGACAGCGGCGACGGCGAGTCGGTAGGCCACAAATCTGGCGCGAAAATTATCGATATCCTGCACAAGAAAAAAGCCGACCTCAGCGAAGCCGACTATAAGCATATGCAAAAAGTAGTGGGTTACATTAAGCGCCACCAAGCGCAAAAACCGTCGGGCGATTTAGAATCGACACCCTGGAACTACTCTTTAAAAAACTGGGGTTACGATTACAGTAAAAAGTAGTACTGCAATTATGCCCCCGGATAATATTGTGAGTGATTATAAAATGTAAGCAACAATGGCAACAAAGCTTAAAATCACTAATATCATGCCTTGCATTTTTTGTTCAATAGTTAAGTTACTCATTTTAATTATTGGGTTTAATCAGTTAGTAAATCAATAGTTGTTATTTCAAATATAAAATCGGGAAAATGCGTTTGCAAGGAGCAAACGCATTTTTAGTAAAAATTCAATGTTGCTATATTTTTAGTGTATTTTCTACACCTAAATTCCAATTTGCTTCAATTTTTATTAGCGACGGTTTAATATAGAATTTATAAACCTGGCTGCTCTTAAAACTTATAGTGCTATAAAGTGGCATAATCCGCGTACAAATACGTGATATTTTGTCTTTCACAATAAGAAATTTTAATTTAAACAAAACCATATCTTCTTGCCACCTGCTATTACTACATGGCAATTACATCAATCAACCCGGCCAACGGCACCATAATCAAATCCTACCAACAATTGAGCGACGAACAAATCGCTCACAAAATAAATCAAACTCATGAGGCCTGGCTTTTGTGGAAGCATACCGATTTAAGCGAGCGCAGTAAACTATTAAATAAGCTGGCTGAGGTATTGCAAAGCCGCAAAAATGAGTTGGCACAATTAATGGCACTGGAAATGGGCAAACCCATAAAGCAAGGCGCTAGCGAAATTGAAAAGTGTGCCGCCGTGTGTACCTACTATGCCGATCACGCTGCTGACTTTTTAAAAGATGAGCTAATTGCTACCGATGCCAGCAAAAGTTACGTCACCTATCAGCCTATTGGCGTTGTACTGGCCATCATGCCTTGGAATTTTCCGTTTTGGCAGGTCTTCCGCTTTTTGGCACCTGCTTTGGCTGCCGGTAATAGCGGAGTGCTCAAACATGCATCTAACGTACCAGGCTGCGCTTTGGCTATCGAGGAGATGGTACAGCAGGCGGGTTTCCCGGCACATGTTTTTCAAACCTTACTCGCCGGCAGCAGCCAGGTTGATGCCATGATTGAAAACCCCTTAATCAAAGCCGTTACGTTAACCGGTAGCAACCAGGCTGGTATTAAGGTAGCACAAAAAGCAGGCAGCCTTATTAAAAAGACGGTGCTCGAATTAGGCGGAAGCGATGCCTACATCATACTGGAAGATGCTGACCTGGAACTGGCAGCCACCACCTGTACCGACAGCCGTTTAATTAACAGCGGTCAAAGTTGTATTGCCGCCAAACGCTTCATCGTGGTGGAGGCCGTTGCCGAACAGTTTACCCAACTGATGCTGCAAAAAATGAGCGCCAAAGTGATGGGCGACCCAATGAATGAAACTGCAGACGTTGGTCCGCAAGCCCGGGTTGACTTACGTGATGAATTACATGAGCAGGTGCAGCGCTCTATACAAGCCGGAGTCCAATGTATTTTGGGAGGCAAGGTTCCGGAAGGCAACAACGCTTTCTACCCGCCAACCATCCTAACAAAGGTAACTAAAGGTATGCCTGCATTTGATGAAGAAATGTTTGGTCCTGTGGCAGCCATCATCAGTGCTAAAAACGAGGAAGAAGCTATAAAATTAGCCAATGACAGTATCTTTGGTTTAGGCGGTGCTATATTCACAGGGGATGTAGCACGTGGCGAACGCTTGGCAGCTACGCAACTGGAGGCTGGCTCATGCTTTGTAAATTCGCTGGTAAAATCAGATCCTCGCCTGCCGTTTGGCGGTGTCAAACAATCAGGCTACGGCCGCGAATTGGGGATGATTGGTATGCATGAGTTTGTAAATATCAAGACCGTATATGTTCGTTAAATACATCATCAACATATTATTTTGATTGAGATAACGTTTACTAAACATCTCATTCACAATAGCTATTTACTATCAGTTAAATCCACTATTGGCATGTAAACAGGTTTTACCTGCGCCTGACATGCTTATTTCAAGCTAAACCTGTTAATGCTTATCTTTG harbors:
- a CDS encoding DUF3140 domain-containing protein, with amino-acid sequence MSNPIDDKDKKEIYDEFKSLVNMPASALEKWLKTDESKKVGFDSGDGESVGHKSGAKIIDILHKKKADLSEADYKHMQKVVGYIKRHQAQKPSGDLESTPWNYSLKNWGYDYSKK
- a CDS encoding NAD-dependent succinate-semialdehyde dehydrogenase gives rise to the protein MAITSINPANGTIIKSYQQLSDEQIAHKINQTHEAWLLWKHTDLSERSKLLNKLAEVLQSRKNELAQLMALEMGKPIKQGASEIEKCAAVCTYYADHAADFLKDELIATDASKSYVTYQPIGVVLAIMPWNFPFWQVFRFLAPALAAGNSGVLKHASNVPGCALAIEEMVQQAGFPAHVFQTLLAGSSQVDAMIENPLIKAVTLTGSNQAGIKVAQKAGSLIKKTVLELGGSDAYIILEDADLELAATTCTDSRLINSGQSCIAAKRFIVVEAVAEQFTQLMLQKMSAKVMGDPMNETADVGPQARVDLRDELHEQVQRSIQAGVQCILGGKVPEGNNAFYPPTILTKVTKGMPAFDEEMFGPVAAIISAKNEEEAIKLANDSIFGLGGAIFTGDVARGERLAATQLEAGSCFVNSLVKSDPRLPFGGVKQSGYGRELGMIGMHEFVNIKTVYVR
- a CDS encoding KpsF/GutQ family sugar-phosphate isomerase, with amino-acid sequence MLDIARRVFNDEIASLQEAAALIDDQFTQAVNAILQSKGKLIITGAGKSGLIGKKIAATLASTGTSSFFMHPAEAFHGDLGMVGTDDMVLLISYSGETDELIKIIPYLKWNKNPTISITGNPNSTIAKNSSWHLNVHITHEACPLKLAPTSSTTATLVMGDAIAVALMEARQFQPEDFARFHPGGSLGRKLLVRVKDVMRTDSLPFVADDISFTDLLLRMSEGRLGMVIVGHPENIQGVVTDGDLRRALMRNPDTTAQSVKTMMSPTPITVSEDALIHQAEELMLSRRITTILVTSADSGALKGIYQIYNR